Proteins from a genomic interval of Diospyros lotus cultivar Yz01 chromosome 6, ASM1463336v1, whole genome shotgun sequence:
- the LOC127804270 gene encoding uncharacterized protein LOC127804270, whose product MSALKENPVSIAGTLIEKFQQPLDQLNSMIKITLELIQYICELTLLSDTEYYKEDIVSMGVYWAIVSAVAGYIQINLIVDNGEVALELSHLISNLSQILNDLMHHYTICKPQIG is encoded by the exons ATGTCAGCCTTGAAGGAAAACCCTGTTTCCATTGCTGGGACTCTTATTGAGAAATTTCAACAACCACTTGATCAGCTTAACAGTATGATTAAGATCACATTGGAACTAATTCAGTACATCTGTGAATTAACATTATTGTCGGACACAGAGTACTACAAAGAAGATATTGTCTCAATGGGTGTATATTGGGCAATTGTAAGTGCAGTTGCTGGttatattcaaattaatttgatcGTAGACAATGG GGAAGTGGCATTAGAACTCTCCCACCTAATTTCCAATCTTAGTCAAATCCTTAACGACCTCATGCACCACTACACAATTTGCAAACCACAAATAG GTTGA